One genomic window of Kaistia geumhonensis includes the following:
- a CDS encoding FadR/GntR family transcriptional regulator, which yields MSEPGSLLRSLSGKPAARNFHTFVINEIGASIVAGRYPVGSILPSDAEMMANFGVSRTVLREALRTLEAKGMVEARPKVGTRVSQRSRWNFFDQQVLAWHFEAELDADFVSGLFDIRAALQARAADLASRRRNAEQIRLLKYWVHQMELAEDDAESHALAELEVHRIGVEASGNPLLRSSIGLVELTLALTAIAGPDEAARRAARTALTGHCQALVSAIEKGDSAASATAMAEAIATGRDRAVTGRRLSRP from the coding sequence ATGAGCGAGCCGGGCAGCCTCCTGCGCTCGCTTTCGGGCAAACCGGCGGCGCGCAATTTCCACACCTTCGTCATCAACGAGATCGGCGCCTCGATCGTCGCCGGCCGCTATCCGGTCGGCTCGATCCTGCCGAGCGACGCCGAGATGATGGCGAATTTCGGCGTGTCGCGTACCGTGCTGCGCGAGGCGCTGCGCACGCTGGAAGCCAAGGGCATGGTCGAGGCAAGGCCGAAGGTGGGCACCCGCGTCTCGCAGCGCAGCCGGTGGAACTTCTTCGACCAGCAGGTCCTCGCCTGGCATTTCGAAGCCGAGCTCGACGCGGACTTCGTCTCGGGCCTCTTCGATATCCGCGCCGCGCTTCAGGCACGCGCCGCCGACCTCGCCTCGCGCCGCCGCAATGCCGAGCAGATCCGCCTGCTCAAATACTGGGTCCACCAGATGGAACTCGCCGAGGACGACGCCGAGTCGCACGCGCTGGCCGAACTCGAGGTGCACCGGATCGGCGTCGAGGCGTCCGGCAACCCGCTGCTTCGCTCGTCGATCGGCCTCGTCGAACTGACACTGGCCCTGACGGCGATCGCCGGGCCCGACGAGGCGGCGCGCCGCGCCGCGCGCACGGCGCTCACGGGGCATTGCCAGGCGCTCGTCTCCGCCATCGAGAAAGGCGACAGCGCCGCCTCGGCCACGGCAATGGCCGAAGCGATCGCCACAGGACGCGACCGGGCCGTGACGGGACGGCGGCTCAGCCGTCCCTGA